The proteins below come from a single Corylus avellana chromosome ca3, CavTom2PMs-1.0 genomic window:
- the LOC132173598 gene encoding probable LRR receptor-like serine/threonine-protein kinase At1g56140 isoform X1 yields the protein MVGGSSPVLGFAFYAACIFGQLLHLAQAQNGTSAVTDPAEVRTLNSIFQGWGIKAASGQWNISGEPCSGAAIGSATIDSNDYNPFIKCVCTYDNNATCHITELKVYALSVVGVIPEELWTLNFLTNLILSQNYLTGNLSASISNLTRLQYLTLGINALSGELPKELGNLTELKSLSFSSNNFSGSLPSELGNLVNLEQIYIISSGVSGEIPSTFADLRNLQTMWASDTELTGRIPDFIGNWSKLSDLRLQGNSFQGPIPSTFSNLTSLSQLRIGDLSNGSSSLAFIKNMKSLSLLVLRNSNISDSIPSNIGEYQKLTQLDLSFNNITGQIPDSLFNLSSLSYLFLGNNKLNGTLPAQKSANLLNIDLSYNNLVGSFPSWISEENLQLNVVSNNFTIESSNSSALPSGLNCLQRGFPCNRGSYYNFSIKCGGPEITSSSGIVYERDNETLGPATYYVSNTTRWAVSNVGYFSGSNDPQYTRTLLSQFPSIDSELFQTARLSASSLRYYGLGLQNGNYTVRLQFVETDFPDTSTWQSHGRRIFDIYMQGNRLLKDFDIRKEAGGVSLQPVQKEFQVQVSENYLEIHLFWAGKGTCCIPRQGTYGPSISAISATPDFTPTGDNKLPSSKKNNRTGLIVGVVIGAGVLSFLSAFVVFYIVRRRKQLPTSDDAELLGIDAKTFTFTYAELKTATEEFSPANKLGEGGFGPVFKGTLLDGRVIAVKQLSVVSHQGKNQFITEIATISAVQHRNLVKLYGCCIEGDQRLLVYEFLENRSLDQALFGKRSLNLDWSTRFDICLGVARGLAYLHEESRLRIVHRDVKASNILLDSDLIPKISDFGLAKLYDDKKTHISTRVAGTIGYLAPEYAMRGHLTEKADVFAFGVVALEIVSGRPNADSSLEEEKVYLLEWAWHLHESNCEVGLIDSTLSKFNEEEVKRMIGVSLLCTQASPTLRPSMSRVVAMLSGDIEVSSVTSRPGYLTDWKFDDESSLLSDVAIHASNFNSLASTSIMGDAEISPANVSKTMLDEIIKEGR from the exons ATGGTGGGAGGATCATCACCAGTTTTAGGCTTTGCCTTTTATGCTGCTTGCATCTTTGGCCAGCTGCTTCACCTTGCTCAAGCTCAAAATGGAACCAGCGCTGTTACAGATCCTGCtgaag TAAGGACTTTGAATTCCATATTTCAAGGATGGGGAATCAAAGCAGCATCAGGGCAATGGAATATAAGTGGGGAACCATGCAGCGGAGCAGCCATCGGCTCTGCCACCATCGATAGCAATGATTACAACCCCTTTATCAAATGCGTCTGTACATACGACAATAACGCTACTTGCCACATTACCGAACT GAAGGTTTATGCATTGAGTGTTGTCGGTGTAATCCCAGAAGAGCTATGGACTCTAAATTTCCTCACCAATCT GATTTTGTCCCAAAATTACTTGACAGGTAACCTGTCTGCTTCCATCAGCAATCTAACTCGCTTGCAATACCT GACTCTTGGCATTAATGCATTATCAGGGGAGCTTCCAAAGGAACTTGGAAACCTTACCGAATTAAAATCATT GTCATTTTCATCAAACAACTTCTCGGGCTCTCTGCCATCTGAGCTTGGGAATTTAGTGAATTTAGAACAAAT CTACATTATTAGTTCTGGAGTTAGTGGTGAGATTCCTTCCACATTTGCTGACTTACGAAACCTCCAAACAAT GTGGGCATCAGACACTGAACTCACAGGCAGGATACCCGACTTCATAGGGAATTGGTCAAAGCTTAGTGACTT GAGGCTTCAAGGGAACTCTTTCCAAGGTCCCATACCCTCAACATTTTCCAATTTGACTTCTCTGTCACAGTT GAGAATAGGTGATTTATCTAATGGGAGCTCTTCGCTGGCATTCATAAAGAATATGAAATCTCTAAGTTTATT AGTGCTGAGGAACAGTAACATTTCTGATTCAATTCCATCCAATATAGGAGAATACCAAAAATTGACACAGCT GGATTTGAGCTTCAACAATATAACAGGGCAGATTCCAGACTCCCTTTTCAATTTGAGTTCGCTCTCTTACTT GTTTCTTGGAAATAATAAGTTAAACGGCACCCTGCCTGCACAAAAAAGTGCGAATCTTCTCAACAT TGATTTGTCGTACAATAACTTGGTGGGAAGCTTTCCTTCTTGGATCAGTGAAGAAAATTTACAACT CAATGTAGTTTCCAACAACTTCACGATAGAAAGTTCAAACAGCAG TGCTTTGCCTTCAGGATTGAACTGCCTACAACGGGGCTTTCCTTGCAATCGAGGCTCCT ATTATAACTTTAGCATTAAGTGTGGTGGTCCTGAGATTACATCTTCTAGTGGTATTGTCTATGAGAGGGATAACGAGACACTTGGTCCAGCCACATATTATGTGAGCAACACAACCAGGTGGGCTGTTAGCAATGTTGGATATTTCAGTGGGAGCAATGATCCCCAGTACACAAGGACTTTGTTATCTCAATTCCCAAGTATAGACTCAGAGCTGTTCCAGACAGCTAGACTCTCTGCTTCATCATTAAGGTACTATGGCTTGGGGCTTCAGAACGGGAACTACACTGTAAGGCTCCAGTTTGTAGAAACAGATTTTCCAGATACATCCACCTGGCAAAGTCATGGGAGGCGTATCTTTGATATTTATATGCAG GGGAATCGTTTATTAAAGGATTTTGACATACGAAAGGAGGCTGGTGGAGTCTCTTTGCAACCCGTTCAGAAGGAATTTCAGGTCCAGGTATCAGAAAACTACCTTGAAATCCATCTCTTTTGGGCTGGAAAAGGAACCTGCTGCATACCTCGTCAAGGTACTTATGGACCTTCTATTTCAGCCATCAGTGCTACCCCAG ACTTTACACCCACAGGTGATAACAAACTTCCAAGCAGCAAGAAGAATAATAGGACTGGTCTGATCGTAGGTGTCGTTATTGGTGCTGGAGTTTTAAGCTTTCTGTCTGCTTTTGTGGTTTTCTATATTGTTCGAAGAAGAAAACAGCTTCCAACCAGTGATGATGCGG AGCTCTTGGGAATAGATGCTAAAACATTCACTTTCACCTACGCTGAACTAAAGACAGCTACAGAAGAATTTAGTCCTGCTAACAAGCTTGGAGAGGGAGGATTTGGACCTGTCTTTAAG GGAACACTTCTTGACGGGAGAGTAATTGCTGTGAAGCAACTATCTGTAGTATCACACCAAGGAAAGAACCAGTTCATAACTGAGATTGCTACTATATCTGCTGTGCAACACCGCAACCTTGTGAAATTGTACGGATGTTGCATTGAGGGAGATCAACGACTACTTGTTTATGAGTTTCTAGAGAATAGAAGTCTTGATCAAGCGTTATTTG GTAAAAGAAGTTTGAATCTCGACTGGTCAACACGTTTTGATATATGCTTGGGTGTAGCAAGAGGTTTAGCATATCTTCATGAGGAGTCACGACTTCGAATTGTGCACAGAGATGTGAAGGCCAGTAATATCCTGCTTGACTCTGATCTCATCCCCAAAATATCAGACTTTGGCTTGGCCAAGCTTTACGATGATAAAAAGACCCACATAAGCACCCGTGTTGCAGGAACTAT TGGGTATCTTGCACCGGAGTACGCCATGCGTGGGCACCTTACGGAGAAGGCTGATGTGTTTGCCTTTGGTGTTGTGGCTCTAGAGATTGTTAGCGGGAGGCCAAATGCTGACTCAAGcttggaagaagagaaagtataTCTTCTTGAATGG GCTTGGCATTTACATGAAAGCAATTGTGAAGTCGGTCTTATAGACTCAACATTATCAAAGTTCAATGAGGAAGAAGTAAAGCGCATGATAGGAGTATCTCTTTTGTGCACACAAGCATCCCCAACGTTACGGCCATCAATGTCGCGTGTGGTGGCAATGCTTTCGGGAGATATTGAAGTGAGCTCTGTAACTTCAAGGCCTGGATATTTGACTGACTGGAAATTTGATGATGAAAGCAGCTTATTGAGTGATGTTGCAATCCATGCTAGCAATTTCAACTCATTAGCAAGTACAAGCATAATGGGTGATGCAGAGATTTCACCAGCAAATGTTTCTAAAACCATGCTCGATGAGATCATCAAAGAGGGTAGGTGa
- the LOC132173598 gene encoding probable LRR receptor-like serine/threonine-protein kinase At1g56140 isoform X3, which produces MKVYALSVVGVIPEELWTLNFLTNLILSQNYLTGNLSASISNLTRLQYLTLGINALSGELPKELGNLTELKSLSFSSNNFSGSLPSELGNLVNLEQIYIISSGVSGEIPSTFADLRNLQTMWASDTELTGRIPDFIGNWSKLSDLRLQGNSFQGPIPSTFSNLTSLSQLRIGDLSNGSSSLAFIKNMKSLSLLVLRNSNISDSIPSNIGEYQKLTQLDLSFNNITGQIPDSLFNLSSLSYLFLGNNKLNGTLPAQKSANLLNIDLSYNNLVGSFPSWISEENLQLNVVSNNFTIESSNSSALPSGLNCLQRGFPCNRGSYYNFSIKCGGPEITSSSGIVYERDNETLGPATYYVSNTTRWAVSNVGYFSGSNDPQYTRTLLSQFPSIDSELFQTARLSASSLRYYGLGLQNGNYTVRLQFVETDFPDTSTWQSHGRRIFDIYMQGNRLLKDFDIRKEAGGVSLQPVQKEFQVQVSENYLEIHLFWAGKGTCCIPRQGTYGPSISAISATPDFTPTGDNKLPSSKKNNRTGLIVGVVIGAGVLSFLSAFVVFYIVRRRKQLPTSDDAELLGIDAKTFTFTYAELKTATEEFSPANKLGEGGFGPVFKGTLLDGRVIAVKQLSVVSHQGKNQFITEIATISAVQHRNLVKLYGCCIEGDQRLLVYEFLENRSLDQALFGKRSLNLDWSTRFDICLGVARGLAYLHEESRLRIVHRDVKASNILLDSDLIPKISDFGLAKLYDDKKTHISTRVAGTIGYLAPEYAMRGHLTEKADVFAFGVVALEIVSGRPNADSSLEEEKVYLLEWAWHLHESNCEVGLIDSTLSKFNEEEVKRMIGVSLLCTQASPTLRPSMSRVVAMLSGDIEVSSVTSRPGYLTDWKFDDESSLLSDVAIHASNFNSLASTSIMGDAEISPANVSKTMLDEIIKEGR; this is translated from the exons AT GAAGGTTTATGCATTGAGTGTTGTCGGTGTAATCCCAGAAGAGCTATGGACTCTAAATTTCCTCACCAATCT GATTTTGTCCCAAAATTACTTGACAGGTAACCTGTCTGCTTCCATCAGCAATCTAACTCGCTTGCAATACCT GACTCTTGGCATTAATGCATTATCAGGGGAGCTTCCAAAGGAACTTGGAAACCTTACCGAATTAAAATCATT GTCATTTTCATCAAACAACTTCTCGGGCTCTCTGCCATCTGAGCTTGGGAATTTAGTGAATTTAGAACAAAT CTACATTATTAGTTCTGGAGTTAGTGGTGAGATTCCTTCCACATTTGCTGACTTACGAAACCTCCAAACAAT GTGGGCATCAGACACTGAACTCACAGGCAGGATACCCGACTTCATAGGGAATTGGTCAAAGCTTAGTGACTT GAGGCTTCAAGGGAACTCTTTCCAAGGTCCCATACCCTCAACATTTTCCAATTTGACTTCTCTGTCACAGTT GAGAATAGGTGATTTATCTAATGGGAGCTCTTCGCTGGCATTCATAAAGAATATGAAATCTCTAAGTTTATT AGTGCTGAGGAACAGTAACATTTCTGATTCAATTCCATCCAATATAGGAGAATACCAAAAATTGACACAGCT GGATTTGAGCTTCAACAATATAACAGGGCAGATTCCAGACTCCCTTTTCAATTTGAGTTCGCTCTCTTACTT GTTTCTTGGAAATAATAAGTTAAACGGCACCCTGCCTGCACAAAAAAGTGCGAATCTTCTCAACAT TGATTTGTCGTACAATAACTTGGTGGGAAGCTTTCCTTCTTGGATCAGTGAAGAAAATTTACAACT CAATGTAGTTTCCAACAACTTCACGATAGAAAGTTCAAACAGCAG TGCTTTGCCTTCAGGATTGAACTGCCTACAACGGGGCTTTCCTTGCAATCGAGGCTCCT ATTATAACTTTAGCATTAAGTGTGGTGGTCCTGAGATTACATCTTCTAGTGGTATTGTCTATGAGAGGGATAACGAGACACTTGGTCCAGCCACATATTATGTGAGCAACACAACCAGGTGGGCTGTTAGCAATGTTGGATATTTCAGTGGGAGCAATGATCCCCAGTACACAAGGACTTTGTTATCTCAATTCCCAAGTATAGACTCAGAGCTGTTCCAGACAGCTAGACTCTCTGCTTCATCATTAAGGTACTATGGCTTGGGGCTTCAGAACGGGAACTACACTGTAAGGCTCCAGTTTGTAGAAACAGATTTTCCAGATACATCCACCTGGCAAAGTCATGGGAGGCGTATCTTTGATATTTATATGCAG GGGAATCGTTTATTAAAGGATTTTGACATACGAAAGGAGGCTGGTGGAGTCTCTTTGCAACCCGTTCAGAAGGAATTTCAGGTCCAGGTATCAGAAAACTACCTTGAAATCCATCTCTTTTGGGCTGGAAAAGGAACCTGCTGCATACCTCGTCAAGGTACTTATGGACCTTCTATTTCAGCCATCAGTGCTACCCCAG ACTTTACACCCACAGGTGATAACAAACTTCCAAGCAGCAAGAAGAATAATAGGACTGGTCTGATCGTAGGTGTCGTTATTGGTGCTGGAGTTTTAAGCTTTCTGTCTGCTTTTGTGGTTTTCTATATTGTTCGAAGAAGAAAACAGCTTCCAACCAGTGATGATGCGG AGCTCTTGGGAATAGATGCTAAAACATTCACTTTCACCTACGCTGAACTAAAGACAGCTACAGAAGAATTTAGTCCTGCTAACAAGCTTGGAGAGGGAGGATTTGGACCTGTCTTTAAG GGAACACTTCTTGACGGGAGAGTAATTGCTGTGAAGCAACTATCTGTAGTATCACACCAAGGAAAGAACCAGTTCATAACTGAGATTGCTACTATATCTGCTGTGCAACACCGCAACCTTGTGAAATTGTACGGATGTTGCATTGAGGGAGATCAACGACTACTTGTTTATGAGTTTCTAGAGAATAGAAGTCTTGATCAAGCGTTATTTG GTAAAAGAAGTTTGAATCTCGACTGGTCAACACGTTTTGATATATGCTTGGGTGTAGCAAGAGGTTTAGCATATCTTCATGAGGAGTCACGACTTCGAATTGTGCACAGAGATGTGAAGGCCAGTAATATCCTGCTTGACTCTGATCTCATCCCCAAAATATCAGACTTTGGCTTGGCCAAGCTTTACGATGATAAAAAGACCCACATAAGCACCCGTGTTGCAGGAACTAT TGGGTATCTTGCACCGGAGTACGCCATGCGTGGGCACCTTACGGAGAAGGCTGATGTGTTTGCCTTTGGTGTTGTGGCTCTAGAGATTGTTAGCGGGAGGCCAAATGCTGACTCAAGcttggaagaagagaaagtataTCTTCTTGAATGG GCTTGGCATTTACATGAAAGCAATTGTGAAGTCGGTCTTATAGACTCAACATTATCAAAGTTCAATGAGGAAGAAGTAAAGCGCATGATAGGAGTATCTCTTTTGTGCACACAAGCATCCCCAACGTTACGGCCATCAATGTCGCGTGTGGTGGCAATGCTTTCGGGAGATATTGAAGTGAGCTCTGTAACTTCAAGGCCTGGATATTTGACTGACTGGAAATTTGATGATGAAAGCAGCTTATTGAGTGATGTTGCAATCCATGCTAGCAATTTCAACTCATTAGCAAGTACAAGCATAATGGGTGATGCAGAGATTTCACCAGCAAATGTTTCTAAAACCATGCTCGATGAGATCATCAAAGAGGGTAGGTGa